One window of the Eschrichtius robustus isolate mEscRob2 chromosome X, mEscRob2.pri, whole genome shotgun sequence genome contains the following:
- the ADGRG4 gene encoding adhesion G-protein coupled receptor G4: protein MTAPIFKKTSIAETATFAADILSTSAAIALSTKSTSIGPTTNSMKISKSPSSESTRTTKTAESIATETFHPTVATNFLYTSGFTKSSIASKASVTGSQSAVMRTTYLFSSIESTSMSTTSWPKHKSTGMGALPISTASQEFLASTAAGSVPQSTVDQTSATTTHIGTASALPPESVLLSTAVPVDSVFPRNQTASTLATTDTEIPFTVYSTRSIEMTPALRTVETEPAFTNFQDVSSPRVEGTISTSMPKEASSVALSFRTSSPFTRAQSVRTVIDAETTHEALITGITLAPTVAETMLYPTITGPVYTQNTPSGGENMLPLISTRSASTSKVSESGPTSVTDEGNHLSSTNEIIWTSRPEQTLLTSAFHGSTSSTEHSSTTANIIVQPEASTESEATTTADVTTDRYTAVLSKLTSPWLANFSTVSGATSVTKLPECKLTSLLLKPTSMSTVTGNELLSTPRETVVPPVDRISTLAYVEPNFSTEESASENTQTETNGTIASGETTAPVAESATAQRFRTAVTRKGTTSHFLKGKSTVAATTEVPPFATILEATDESVSPLPDIEKLTTRLDNTTATTEARESWLSAKSVKTTPKNSPNGTTEIFNSTHIYTAHWTSETLPEGNPAPSPTSGSTQTFSEPLGASTTRILRTSFATIPTDRTAMSLTAGALFPQPIATQSSATPVPVTLVFSLPVNVSAVTSMVLSEETKVTMPGPSALARASSTSLPSDISALSSAAVTTAATVQPLQGVFQVPTERGKGLNSTVSLGSEGPRQRMVARHFI from the coding sequence tccaTAGCGGAGACAGCTACATTCGCAGCAGACATCTTGTCTACTTCAGCAGCCATTGCTCTCTCTACCAAGAGTACCTCCATAGGCCCTACTACCAATTCCATGAAAATAAGTAAATCCCCATCTTCAGAGAGCACAAGGACAACAAAAACGGCTGAATCCATTGCTACTGAGACCTTTCATCCAACGGTAGCCACTAATTTTCTGTACACATCTGGATTTACCAAGAGTTCAATTGCATCCAAAGCTTCAGTGACTGGATCTCAGTCGGCTGTTATGAGGACAACATATTTATTCTCATCTATTGAGTCGACATCGATGTCTACAACATCTTGGCCCAAACACAAATCCACAGGTATGGGGGCACTCCCTATctccacagctagccaggagttTCTTGCATCTACAGCTGCTGGAAGTGTACCTCAGTCCACGGTGGACCAGACTTCAGCTACAACTACTCACATTGGGACTGCATCAGCACTGCCGCCTGAGTCTGTGCTCCTCTCCACAGCTGTTCCAGTGGATTCTGTATTTCCTAGAAATCAGACGGCATCCACATTGGCAACAACTGATACGGAAATACCCTTTACAGTTTATTCAACTAGGTCTATTGAAATGACACCTGCGCTAAGAACAGTTGAAACAGAGCCGGCATTTACAAATTTCCAGGATGTCTCTTCACCCAGAGTGGAGGGCACAATATCTACCTCCATGCCAAAAGAGGCCTCTTCCGTGGCCCTTTCTTTTAGGACATCCTCTCCATTCACCAGAGCTCAGAGCGTACGGACAGTTATTGATGCTGAGACTACACATGAAGCCTTGATTACTGGGATCACACTTGCACCTACAGTGGCTGAAACTATGCTTTACCCCACAATCACTGGGCCAGTATATACCCAGAATACACCCTCAGGTGGTGAAAACATGCTTCCTCTGATTTCCACTAGATCAGCTTCCACATCCAAGGTGTCTGAGTCTGGTCCCACATCAGTAACTGATGAAGGTAACCATCTATCCTCCACCAATGAGATCATTTGGACTTCCAGGCCAGAACAGACCCTGTTGACATCAGCATTCCATGGGAGTACTTCTAGTACAGAACATTCATCCACAACTGCTAATATTATCGTCCAACCAGAAGCATCCACAGAGAGTGAGGCCACTACCACCGCTGATGTTACTACCGACAGATATACAGCAGTTCTATCCAAATTGACATCTCCGTGGCTTGCTAATTTCTCCACAGTTTCTGGAGCCACATCTGTAACCAAACTGCCTGAGTGTAAACTTACCAGTTTACTACTAAAACCCACCTCTATGTCCACAGTAACTGGAAATGAACTTCTTTCAACACCAAGGGAGACAGTTGTTCCACCAGTAGATAGAATATCTACCCTTGCTTATGTTGAACCGAATTTTTCTACTGAGGAGAGTGCGTCTGAGAACACGCAAACAGAGACAAATGGTACAATTGCATCTGGAGAGACAACAGCCCCTGTCGCAGAGTCTGCAACAGCACAAAGATTCAGAACTGCTGTGACAAGGAAAGGAACCACTTCCCATTTTCTTAAGGGAAAATCGACTGTAGCAGCGACAACCGAGGTTCCTCCATTTGCAACGATACTGGAGGCAACAGATGAATCTGTTTCCCCCCTTCCTGATATAGAGAAGCTGACTACCCGATTGGATAATAcaactgcaactactgaagcgaGAGAAAGTTGGCTTTCTGCAAAATCGGTGAAAACCACACCTAAGAATTCACCTAATGGAACTACAGAAATCTTTAATTCCACCCACATCTACACAGCACATTGGACTTCAGAGACTCTACCTGAGGGGAATCCAGCTCCATCTCCCACTTCTGGGAGCACACAGACATTTTCTGAACCCCTGGGTGCTTCCACCACAAGGATACTGAGGACGAGTTTTGCCACTATCCCTACAGACAGGACAGCTATGTCCTTGACTGCTGGTGCCTTGTTTCCACAGCCTATAGCCACGCAGTCCTCAGCAACCCCTGTGCCTGTTACCCTCGTGTTCTCACTGCCGGTTAATGTCTCTGCTGTCACCTCTATGGTGCTGTCTGAGGAGACTAAGGTTACCATGCCTGGGCCTTCTGCACTGGCCAGGGCTTCCTCCACATCTCTGCCCTCAGATATCTCAGCTCTGTCATCAGCCGCAGTGACCACAGCTGCGACAGTCCAGCCACTGCAGGGGGTCTTCCAGGTCCCGACGGAGAGGGGTAAGGGACTGAATAGCACCGTGAGTCTGGGgtcagaaggaccaagacaacGGATGGTTGCAAGGCACTTTATTTAG